The Bacteroidales bacterium nucleotide sequence AATAATATTAAAGGCTGTCATTTGAATCGACAGCCTTTTTTTTTACCTTTACGGCATGAATAGCATACAAGGTCCCATAGGTGTTTTTGATTCCGGTTATGGGGGGTTAACGGTTTTAAAATCGTTTAAACAATTTTTACCTCAATATGATTTTATCTATTTGGGCGATAATGCTCGTGCACCTTATGGAAGTCGTTCGTTTGAAGTTATTTTAGAATATTCACTCGAAGCCGTATTATGGCTTTTTAAACAAGGTTGTCCGCTTATTATTTTTGCTTGTAATACCGCATCGGCAAAAGCTTTACGAACCATTCAACAACGGTATCTGCCTCAAATAGATAATACCAAACGCGTGTTAGGTGTTATTCGTCCAACGGTTGAAGCGATTGGAAATTATACACAAACAAAAAAAGTCGGGATTTTAGGTACCATTGGTACCATAGTATCAGAATCTTATCCAATTGAAATTAAAAAGTTATATCCAGAAATTACAACCTACCAACATGCCTGTCCTTTATGGGTGCCAATTGTAGAACACGAGGAAATGAATACGCCCGGTGCCGATTATTTTATCGAAAAAGATATTCGAGCCTTATTAAGTCAAGATAGCGGTATAGATACCATTATTTTGGGATGTACACATTATCCTTTATTACTACCTACTATTGAACGTTTTGTTCCCGAAGGAGTAAAAATTATTTCTCAAGATGTTATTGTTGCTCAAAGCTTGAAAGATTATTTGAAACGTCATCCCGAAATAGAGACACGTTGTACAAAAACTGGAACAACTACTTTTTATACTACTGATAACGAAGAATTATTTAATAAAAGAGCTAATATTTTTTTTGGCGAAGAAGTAAATGCTCAAAAGGTTATTCATTTAAATATATAAAATTTGACCCATAATTTAAAGCTTTTATATACAATTCGTCTTTTA carries:
- the murI gene encoding glutamate racemase; protein product: MNSIQGPIGVFDSGYGGLTVLKSFKQFLPQYDFIYLGDNARAPYGSRSFEVILEYSLEAVLWLFKQGCPLIIFACNTASAKALRTIQQRYLPQIDNTKRVLGVIRPTVEAIGNYTQTKKVGILGTIGTIVSESYPIEIKKLYPEITTYQHACPLWVPIVEHEEMNTPGADYFIEKDIRALLSQDSGIDTIILGCTHYPLLLPTIERFVPEGVKIISQDVIVAQSLKDYLKRHPEIETRCTKTGTTTFYTTDNEELFNKRANIFFGEEVNAQKVIHLNI